TAGTGAGACAAAAAAAGCACTACTCGATTAAATCGTCGATCGCTACTTTCGGGATCGCAAGTCGTAATTTTTTATTAAAATTGTGCCTACCCAGCTAATCTTGGTTTTAAAAAGTTGTGCTTTAATCTCAATTGTATCAATAACCTTTGTCTTCAAAAACTTTAATTATCTTCGCCGTGACCATCAATAGGTCGATCATTGAGTGGAGGACTTTTAGGTTGGGTAATACGAGTAGCAACTGCCCTTAAAAGTTCGCTTATATCGATGTCAGAAGTAGAATGTATCTGAATAACTACATCAGAAGTAGTCACGTTAGAGCCACCCATTACTACCATTAGTCCCGATTGTCCTAACAACTTTTGCATCAGTTCGGCTTTCTCTTTTGCCGATAACTGAGAGATCAGCGAATCTATTTCATCTGCATTGTTCACTTGTAAAAATTCCTTTACGTTCGTGGAAGAGGTATCCATTGTTGCAGCATTAATATTACCTGTCATCTGTAGTTACACCTATAAGTTTCACAAACTATCAGCTAGGCATTCGCCAGCAAAAATAAGCCTTAGCTTTGAATCACTAAGGGAAACAGATTATTTGCCTTCTTTCACCCGTTGTTCATACTCTCACTTTTAGGTATGCTAGGCAACATATTTTGTCGCTCGAGCTTAAGAAGCGTTTAAAACGTTTACTAAAGAGCGATTATTTGTTTTGTTTTTTGGTGACTTGGGCTTATCCAAAGTATCGGCGATCGCTACTAGCAATTGAGAGATTTCAGCAGGCTTCATTGTTTCGAGCTGACTGAGATTCATGGCTGAAGAACCCAATCGAACTGATTTTGGGTCTAGATCGGCTAAAAAGAAAGAAAACACCTGTTTGGCTCTTGGATCGATGTAAGTAGCGGCATCGATCAGATCGTTAATAGCTCTACTCGTTAAGTCACTACCTTTGCCTTCAAGGAATAACCCATTTCTAAATTGAGAAATGCGAGAACTGGACACACCTGAAGCTTCCGCTAACTCTTTAGCAGACATTCGACAATACTTGATGGTTTCATCCAGGGCTTGATGGAGTAGCATTAACTTTTATTACAGTTTACTTAATTAATGGTAAAAGATTAATTTACGAGTGGTAAATTGTAGATGGTTCGATAAGCGAGTAATTAATTATATTTTCCTTATCATAACATTTGCTTCCTCGACAAATCCATAACACTTGGTTTAGCTTAACAGTGCAAAATAGAATGTCAAAAAAAATAGACCCGAATTGCAGCAACAAATCGGGTGAGTAGATGAAACCCCTTAAATCAGAGATTGTCATCAAATCAATCATTTACAATTAATTACCTAAATTATGACACAGAATAATTTTTACGCTACCAATACATCAAAACTTTGTGTTCTTAAAGAGACTAATTTTTGGCTAAAACTAGATGGGTTTAACGTGCCGAGGCTAGTGAAGACAATTGGAAAGATATCTTCTACTAAGACCACTAACCTTTATTAAATTTAAAAAATATTGAGAGAAGTCTCTTCAGATTAGACTCACCGAAGAGAACATCTACACTCAACTTCACCCTTAATGTTTATACCTGGCAGTATAAACAGGAGTGAAAAACGTATGTTGCCATACGCAGATTACAAATATCTGGTTGGACACCTGGATAGTTTTGTATCTTTATGTGTAAATGATCCTAGCAGTTATAAGGCTAATCTGACAAGGGGCTTTCTCTCAAAAGAGAGATTATGCCAACTGTAAAACCACCAAAAAACAATCGCCATCATTCCAGGCTGTTACCAGTCTCGCCTATTGTTACCAAACTTTTAAAATTCTTCAGTCATCACTGGGATTTCATTCTCAAAAGAGAAGGAGAAAGCTGGTACACCGAGAATAGATATATCTTAAATCCCCGAAATTTTGAGAACTACTGGCAAGATCCCAAAATAAGCTTGGGCTTGCGTTTCGGCGGACAAACCAAATTTGGCTGTCTGGATTTGGATAAAAACAGTAACAATAATCCTTTAGTTAACCCCAAGCGTTATCGTAGGCTGCTCAAAGTTCTAAATAAAATCGGCATCAAGCGAACTATCTTAATTCGCTCTAGCGGTAATAAAGGGGTACACTTATTTTTCTTCTTGCCCCTAGGGATAAATAGCTTTAATCTTGCCTGTGCGTTGTTTAAAGTTTTAAGCGAACACTGTTTTGAAATAAAGGCTGGGCAACTAGAAATATTTCCCAACACTAAAAGATATAAGAAAAAAGGCGACGGGTTTTCGCTGTTTAATGGCTTGCGAGTACCTATGCAGCCAGGATCGGGAGCAACTCTACTAGATCCTAAAACCTTTGAACCACTTCCAGGAGGGGCAGAGGAATTTGTCGAGCTGATGAATAGCTCTTGCGCTCGCCAAGATTTTAAGCTATTAAAAGAATGCTGCAATACGGCTCGCGATTGGTACTGTAATTTTGCCCTTAATAAACAAGGTCGCGCTCAATGGCAAAAAGATATCGAGTACAGCTTGAGGTTTGGATTTACTGGCTCTGGACAAACTAACGATATCCTCAAGAATTTGGCTAACTTAGGTAGAGTATTCTACGGCTCTGATACTATTCCAAATTTGGCTAAATTTATTCGCGAGCGGGTTGTAGACCTACCAGGGTATCAAGACCACTGCGGTCATCAAGATGAAATTGAAAAACGCGCTTTTGAGTGGGCAACTTCAGCGATTAACTATTGGAGTATCTGGGCAAGTTGTCCCCAAAGAAAGCAAAACTTTACCGAACTATGGGTAGAGCAAGAGCAACTGTCGGGGGTTGAGCCAAAAGTAAAAGCTGCGCATAGAGGCAGATGGGGATGGGTTAACCAAAAGCGCAGCGATGAAACCATGTCTAGATTAAAAACTATTTTGACCGATTATCCCCTAGATATCATGCATAAAAGAGTGCTTAAACGCATGAATTTTATCAATGAAAAGTGCCAAGTGATGTTTGGCACTAAGTTTAGTCGCAACACCCTTAATAAGCCAGAATATCGCGACCTCTGGCATCCCAAATATACTCAAGAGGCGATAGCTCAAAAAGAGCCAGGTTTTAGCTTTAAATTAGCAATGGGTTGCTTGAGTGCGATCGCTCAAAAAATATTCGTTACAATTGAGCTACTTATAAGTTCTAGAAGGCGTAATACAGAAAAAAGACAGCCTCAAAAAGAGACTAGACAGTTTATTCAAAAAGCGATCGCACCGCAAGTTTGTAGTACGCTTCAAAACGAATCTAGTAAAATCCCTGTAATTCAGGCTACGCAAAAGTTTCCTCAAAGCGATCGCACATTTATGAAGTGTTGTGTAGGGCTTACTCCATATTTAGTGTACCGAGTATTTATACTCAACCTGAAGTTAATCGAGCAAGAGATAAAACAAAAGCTAGGAAACTTGTTTATTAGTGAAACTAAAACTTCAGAGACGAAGTTCAAAGAAATTCGTAAAGCAAAGAGAAAGAATAGTTATTTTTATCATGGAATAGAGCTTAGTTCTCGTTCGGCGTTTAATTGTCGCAGTGATGAGCTAATAAATCTTAAACCAGGGGCGAGGGTGAAAATTCTAGCCAATTATCATTCATCGTCTTTGAGGGATGATAATTGGCAAATCATGGTTTACGTCAAGCAAGTAGATATTGAAACAGAAGAAAAATATTTAGTTGCTCTAGACAGTCTAATTTGCGCATCAAGTACCGATTCTTACGTTAAAGCAGTGCTTCCTCAAATTAAAGGTTTAGTTGGTGCTTTAGGTTTAACCAAGAAAGATTACTTGCAATATATCGAACAGCTCTATGGCGTAAAAAGAACTAGACAACTATGCGCTACACAAATATTTGAAGTAGTTACCCATTTTCAAAATCTGTTCTACAGTGTGTTTAACAAATCGGTAACAGTTTAAAACCGATCTTCATTATTCGTTTCTAAATCTAAATATGAGTACTAAAGAATGTGATTTAGATAAAGCATGACGTACCTGCTGGATAAAAATGTTTGGGGTTTGGGCTAGATATCTTAATGGGCGATCGCTCCCAATTAGTAACTCATAATATATAGGAGTTTAAAAGAAACAAATTTCTTTCTTGACTGCTTACGCAGAATATTCAGCAAAGAAGTAAATTTGGGGGTTTTATGCAACCAAGCACTCATCAACAACAAGTTATTGACTGGTTACAAGCTGATTCGGATGTAAGAGATGCTGTGGTCAATTCTGTAGCGGGTTCGGGTAAAAGTACGCTACTCAAGCTGGCTGCTGATGCGATTTCGACGAGTAACGTAAAAATTCAAGACTGTTTGGTTTTGGTTTTTAATAAAAAAAATAAGACTGCTTTAGTTAAAAAGCTTGACTCTCGTTGGCAATACTCGATCTCTACCGTTCATAGCGCGGGGTATCAGGTGTTAAAAAAGTATCTTGGGGTCAAACGATTAGAGGTAGAAGAATCCAAATATCGCCATCTAGCTAAAAGCTTGGACTGGTTTAACGGCAGCGACCCTAAGCAGGCTAAGATAGTTAGTCTGAGCAGTTTTCTCAAACTATTTGAATTCGTTCGGCTAACTTTATCTCCTCTAACCCCCCAAGCTTTGTTTGGGTTAATTAGTCACTACGCTTTAGACATTGACAAACAACATTTAGCCCAAATTAGTCAAAGAATTGACTATTTATTTAGAGTGGGAATGGATGCTGCTGCAACCGAAG
The DNA window shown above is from Pleurocapsa minor HA4230-MV1 and carries:
- a CDS encoding helix-turn-helix domain-containing protein gives rise to the protein MLLHQALDETIKYCRMSAKELAEASGVSSSRISQFRNGLFLEGKGSDLTSRAINDLIDAATYIDPRAKQVFSFFLADLDPKSVRLGSSAMNLSQLETMKPAEISQLLVAIADTLDKPKSPKNKTNNRSLVNVLNAS